Proteins from a single region of Apium graveolens cultivar Ventura chromosome 7, ASM990537v1, whole genome shotgun sequence:
- the LOC141673867 gene encoding uncharacterized protein LOC141673867, with amino-acid sequence MTVRRNKGSISVCCIRNEDSRKGLGSNDESCSLGKNVKPPEFKGDPDPVAAGAWLKEMEKAFNIVQVSDNLKTDYASYFLKNEVNYLWEPTRALEREGHVPWARFTELFLEKYFPDSMQNQMGIEFLELKQADRCVAEYEVKFTEFARFVPDYVHSEAQKARRFQHGLKSEIRSRVVALQLKTYPSIVQAALVIEIDQKLADREKEDKKRKIDNVEETSGQEGSIQKS; translated from the exons ATGACTGTGAGGAGGAATAAAGGCTCTATATCAGTTTGTTGTATCAGAAATGAAGACAGCAGAAAGGGTTTAGGATCCAATGATGAAAGTTGCAGCCTCGGAAAA AATGTTAAACCTCCTGAGTTTAAGGGTGATCCTGATCCAGTggctgctggagcatggttaaaagagatggagaaagctttcaataTTGTCCAAGTGAGTGATAatcttaagaccgattatgcaagttatttcttgaaaaatgaagtgAATTACTTGTGGGAGCCAACCAGAGCGTTAGAAAGAGAAGGTCATGTcccatgggctaggtttaccgagttgtttttggaaaaatatttcccTGATAGCATGCAGAATCAAATGGGGATTGAGTTCTTAGAATTGAAGCAGGCCGATAGAtgtgtagctgagtatgaggtTAAGTTCACAGAGTTCGCTAGATTTGTACCAGACTATGTACACTCtgaagctcagaaggcaaggaggtttcaacatGGGTTGAAGTCTGAAATTCGCAGtagagttgtggcattgcaactcaagacgtatccttcTATAGTTCAGGCTGCCTTAGTAATTGAGattgatcagaagttagccgatagagaaaaagaagataaaaAGCGAAAGATAGATAATGTGGAAGAAAcatcaggtcaagaaggatctATCCAGAAGTCTTAG